In the genome of Epinephelus lanceolatus isolate andai-2023 chromosome 18, ASM4190304v1, whole genome shotgun sequence, one region contains:
- the ppap2d gene encoding phosphatidic acid phosphatase type 2D yields MQKFNSTGTHGNTLPRDAELQLRLSDSGGVGDGKENGGGRHFLSQPEEEKSFCTKRKMLVGLDVICLCVASIPFFACELKAVTPYRRGFFCGDSSITYPFKKKEAIPDSLLIGGGIVITGLTIALGECYRVRFRGVHSRAFIRNCYVSCLYKELGSFLFGCCVGQSLTNMAKLSVGRLRPNFLSVCNITYASINCTPGSYVPQVDCKRSDQKMVEEARKSFFSGHASFAMYTMLYLAFYLQARLSWRGARLLRPLIQFLLVMIAIYTGLSRISDYRHHPTDVLTGFIQGGLTAYWVAFYISSMFKPCTRPDLSPTSMSLESPLSSQQTVC; encoded by the exons ATGCAGAAGTTTAACTCCACCGGTACCCACGGCAACACGCTGCCCCGGGACGCGGAGCTCCAGCTGCGGTTATCTGACAGCGGAGGAGTCGGGGACGGGAAGGAGAATGGAGGTGGGAGGCATTTCCTCAGCCAACCTGAGGAGGAGAAGTCGTTTTGCACCAAGAGGAAGATGCTCGTCGGTTTGGATGTAATTTGTCTTTGTGTCG CTTCCATCCCCTTCTTCGCATGTGAATTGAAGGCAGTGACTCCGTACAGGCGAGGCTTCTTCTGCGGAGACTCCAGCATCACCTACCCCTTCAAGAAGAAAGAGGCCATCCCTGACAGCCTGCTTATCGGTGGTGGTATTGTCATCACTGGCCTAACG ATCGCGCTAGGTGAGTGCTACCGGGTGCGTTTCCGAGGTGTACACTCGCGGGCGTTTATCCGAAACTGCTATGTGTCCTGCCTGTACAAGGAGCTAGGAAGCTTCCTGTTTGGTTGCTGTGTGGGTCAGTCTCTCACCAACATGGCCAAGCTAAGCGTGGGACGCCTGCGACccaacttcctgtctgtctgcaaCATCACCTACGCGTCCATCAACTGCACTCCGGGCAGCTACGTGCCCCAGGTGGACTGCAAGCGGTCTGATCAGAAGATGGTGGAGGAAGCGAG GAAGTCTTTTTTTTCCGGCCATGCTTCCTTCGCAATGTACACCATGCTCTACTTGGCA TTCTACCTGCAGGCGCGGTTGTCGTGGCGAGGAGCTCGGCTGTTGCGCCCACTAATACAGTTCCTCTTAGTGATGATCGCCATCTACACCGGCCTGAGCCGCATCTCTGACTACCGCCACCACCCCACTGACGTCCTCACGGGCTTTATACAAGGAGGGCTCACTGCATACTGGGTG GCCTTCTACATCTCCTCCATGTTTAAGCCCTGCACccgtccagacctgtctcccacgAGCATGTCCCTAGAGAGCCCACTGTCCAGTCAGCAAACTGTCTGTTAG